A section of the Thermococcus sp. 21S7 genome encodes:
- a CDS encoding DNA replication licensing factor produces MDREDMIERYARFLREYVDDSGNEVYLNKLKDLLTVTPKRSLAIDWTHLNSFDPELAGELLENPEESILAAEDAIQIVLREPPLLKEEEFKVHARFYNLPRTLLVKELGSEHINRLIQVEGIITRVSEVKPFVQKAVFVCKDCGNEMIRLQRPYENLVKPAKCDACGSRNVDLDVEKSRFINFQSFRLQDRPESLKGGQMPRFVDAILLDDMVDTALPGDRVLATGILRVILEQKDKRPIFKKVLEVNHIEQLSKEIEELEISPEDEQKIRELAKRKDIVDAIVDSIAPAIWGHKTVKKGIALALFGGVQRVLPDGTKLRGESHVLLVGDPGVAKSQLLRYVANLAPRAIYTSGKSSSAAGLTAAAVRDEFTGSWVLEAGVLVLADGGFACLHPDSRVLVDGKYRRIEDLFELEKSYKALSDDQIVDIQEKEMEVTALDLGSIRTKTSKATIIRRKPWKGELLRLKFRSGNEVTLTPDHLLIDGQTLEWKEAERFNVGESVIGLDKNFNPRPDEIVSIERVPYEGYVYDLYVPGEHNFLAEGIIVHNCIDEFDKMSDRDRSAIHEALEQQSYHHDFELLLANGRKVKIGELVDSLIEANRDKVIIGNDTEILPVEDIKLLAYDIERKEIVKVKADRVSRHRAPDRFIRLRFSNGREITVTPEHPIMVWENGEITEKPAGEVMRGDVVIGVASYPMELSPVEGNEFKNRGDAEARADYLYSTGKVARVKRLTGRYLVEAAERTFPRDIVAHLKAAAKILGVRQLPSERQKLARSLVPEGIVRSYLERVTERMEAIRHLANENLGEALGLIPGRRIYESSGMTPEHLRRKAESGEPWALSAAKRVIEDVLFNAEKYLRRFMAYWNGNINFLRVIKVEEVPNDRWEWVYDVTVEPYHLFVSHGLVLHNTISISKAGITATLNARTTVIAAANPKYGRFNRHKSLPEQLDLPPTLLSRFDLIFLLLDEPDEKVDASIAEHILKVRRGEAEAVTPKIPYDLLKKYIAYARKNVHPVLSREAMEEIKRYYVRMRKGFKRPGEDDGVQPIPITARQLEALIRLSEAHARMRLSETVTREDARAAIAIIEDMIRKIAVDEEGTLDVSILEVGKSSKKINKIDRMVDIIKSLESEGEFGAPEDRIIEAAKQAGLGSENEIKKLINDLKRDARIYEPRAGFYRVL; encoded by the coding sequence ATGGACAGGGAGGACATGATAGAGAGGTACGCGCGCTTTCTGAGGGAGTACGTGGACGACAGCGGAAACGAAGTCTACCTGAACAAGCTCAAGGATTTGCTCACTGTTACCCCAAAGCGCTCGCTGGCGATAGACTGGACGCACCTCAACTCCTTCGACCCGGAGCTTGCTGGAGAGCTCCTTGAAAACCCCGAGGAGAGCATACTCGCCGCGGAGGATGCCATTCAAATAGTTCTCCGCGAGCCGCCCCTCCTCAAGGAGGAGGAGTTCAAGGTTCACGCGAGGTTCTACAACCTTCCGAGGACTCTCCTCGTCAAGGAACTGGGGAGCGAGCACATAAACAGGCTCATCCAGGTGGAGGGTATAATCACGCGCGTCAGCGAGGTGAAGCCCTTCGTCCAGAAGGCGGTCTTCGTCTGCAAGGACTGTGGAAACGAGATGATTCGCCTTCAGAGGCCCTACGAGAACCTCGTCAAACCTGCCAAGTGCGACGCCTGCGGCTCCAGAAACGTCGACCTCGACGTCGAGAAGAGCCGCTTCATAAACTTCCAGAGCTTTAGATTACAGGACAGGCCCGAGAGCCTGAAGGGCGGCCAGATGCCGCGCTTTGTCGATGCAATCCTCCTCGATGACATGGTGGACACGGCACTGCCGGGCGATAGGGTTCTGGCCACGGGAATCCTGCGCGTCATCCTGGAGCAGAAGGACAAGAGGCCGATTTTCAAGAAGGTTCTGGAGGTCAACCACATCGAACAGCTCAGCAAGGAGATTGAAGAGCTTGAAATCTCGCCGGAGGACGAGCAGAAGATTCGCGAGCTGGCGAAGAGGAAGGACATCGTCGATGCTATCGTTGATTCAATCGCTCCAGCGATATGGGGTCACAAGACCGTTAAGAAGGGAATAGCCCTGGCGCTGTTCGGCGGCGTGCAGAGGGTTCTCCCCGACGGAACGAAGCTCAGGGGAGAGAGCCACGTTTTACTGGTTGGAGACCCCGGTGTTGCGAAGAGCCAGCTCCTCCGCTACGTTGCCAATCTGGCGCCGAGGGCGATTTATACGAGTGGTAAGAGTAGCTCCGCAGCCGGTTTGACGGCCGCCGCAGTCCGCGACGAGTTCACAGGCTCGTGGGTTCTGGAAGCTGGTGTCCTTGTGTTAGCAGATGGCGGCTTTGCCTGCCTGCACCCAGATTCAAGGGTTCTCGTCGATGGAAAATACCGGAGAATCGAAGACCTCTTTGAGCTTGAGAAGTCCTACAAGGCACTCTCCGACGATCAAATCGTGGACATTCAGGAGAAGGAGATGGAAGTTACGGCCCTCGATCTCGGAAGCATAAGGACGAAGACCTCTAAAGCCACGATAATCCGCAGGAAGCCCTGGAAGGGCGAGCTACTCAGGCTGAAGTTCCGCTCGGGCAACGAGGTAACCCTAACCCCTGATCATCTCCTCATAGACGGTCAGACCCTTGAGTGGAAGGAGGCGGAGAGGTTTAATGTTGGCGAGAGCGTCATCGGGCTCGATAAAAACTTCAATCCTCGTCCGGATGAAATCGTCTCCATCGAGCGCGTTCCCTACGAGGGCTACGTTTACGACCTCTACGTGCCCGGTGAGCACAACTTTTTGGCTGAGGGAATCATCGTTCACAACTGCATCGACGAGTTCGACAAGATGAGCGACAGGGACAGGAGTGCAATTCACGAGGCGCTGGAACAGCAGAGCTACCACCACGACTTCGAGCTCCTCCTCGCCAACGGCAGGAAGGTGAAGATAGGCGAGCTGGTCGATTCGCTCATCGAGGCCAACCGCGATAAAGTGATAATCGGGAATGACACCGAGATACTGCCCGTTGAGGACATCAAGCTCTTGGCCTACGACATTGAGCGGAAGGAAATCGTAAAGGTCAAGGCCGACCGCGTGAGCAGGCACAGGGCGCCGGACAGGTTCATACGGCTGAGGTTCTCGAACGGCAGGGAGATAACCGTAACTCCGGAGCATCCGATTATGGTGTGGGAGAATGGAGAGATAACGGAGAAGCCAGCAGGAGAGGTCATGCGGGGCGATGTCGTTATTGGTGTTGCGAGCTACCCCATGGAGCTTTCCCCCGTCGAGGGTAACGAGTTTAAAAACCGCGGGGACGCCGAGGCGAGGGCAGACTACCTCTACTCCACAGGAAAGGTTGCAAGGGTGAAGCGCCTTACCGGGAGGTATCTGGTTGAGGCTGCCGAGAGGACATTTCCAAGGGACATTGTCGCGCATCTCAAAGCGGCCGCAAAAATCCTTGGCGTAAGGCAGCTCCCCAGTGAGAGACAGAAGCTGGCCCGTTCGCTCGTTCCCGAGGGCATCGTGCGCTCCTACCTCGAAAGGGTCACGGAGCGGATGGAGGCCATCAGGCATCTCGCGAATGAAAATCTCGGTGAGGCCCTTGGCCTGATACCAGGGCGCAGGATTTATGAGAGCAGCGGAATGACGCCCGAACACCTTCGCAGGAAGGCTGAGAGCGGGGAGCCGTGGGCACTCTCCGCAGCGAAGAGGGTCATCGAGGACGTTCTATTCAATGCGGAGAAATACCTCAGGAGGTTCATGGCATACTGGAACGGGAACATTAACTTCCTCAGGGTCATAAAGGTCGAGGAAGTCCCCAACGACCGCTGGGAGTGGGTCTACGATGTAACGGTTGAGCCGTACCACCTCTTCGTCTCCCACGGACTGGTTCTTCACAACACGATAAGCATCTCCAAGGCGGGCATAACGGCAACCCTGAACGCGAGGACGACGGTTATAGCGGCTGCGAATCCAAAATACGGCCGTTTCAACCGCCATAAATCCCTACCGGAGCAGCTCGACCTCCCACCGACCCTGCTCAGCCGTTTCGACCTCATCTTCCTGCTCCTCGACGAACCGGACGAGAAGGTTGACGCGAGCATAGCGGAGCACATCCTCAAGGTGCGCCGCGGCGAGGCGGAGGCCGTAACCCCCAAGATACCCTACGACCTTCTCAAGAAGTACATAGCCTACGCGAGGAAGAACGTTCACCCCGTTCTGAGCAGGGAGGCGATGGAGGAGATAAAGCGCTACTACGTCAGGATGAGGAAGGGCTTTAAGAGGCCGGGCGAGGACGACGGCGTACAGCCGATTCCGATAACGGCCAGACAGCTGGAAGCGCTGATAAGGCTCAGCGAGGCCCACGCCAGGATGCGCCTCAGTGAAACCGTCACCAGAGAGGACGCGAGGGCGGCGATAGCGATAATCGAGGACATGATAAGAAAGATAGCCGTTGACGAGGAGGGAACGCTGGACGTCTCGATACTGGAGGTCGGCAAGAGCTCCAAGAAGATAAACAAGATCGACAGGATGGTTGACATCATAAAGAGCCTGGAGAGCGAGGGAGAGTTCGGAGCCCCGGAGGACAGGATAATCGAGGCGGCGAAGCAGGCAGGTCTCGGCTCGGAGAACGAGATAAAGAAGCTCATCAACGACCTCAAGCGCGATGCCAGGATATACGAGCCGCGCGCGGGCTTCTACCGCGTGCTCTGA
- a CDS encoding DNA replication complex GINS family protein: MFTGRAVIAVKILRPLGDWSAGDVVLLEDWKAKELWEARVVEIIDETDKVIGEIDRAIAEERENEPLMPIPPGLYERAEFYMYYLENYVRMNAGEGIETLNVKLTKLANLKKKLEHLKTIRFNKILKAVMLRPNSLELLSRLSPEERRIYLQLSRIRNEWLGEE, from the coding sequence ATGTTCACTGGTAGAGCAGTCATAGCGGTTAAAATCCTCCGTCCTCTGGGGGACTGGAGCGCCGGTGACGTCGTTCTCCTGGAGGACTGGAAGGCGAAGGAACTCTGGGAGGCCAGGGTAGTCGAGATTATTGACGAGACCGACAAGGTAATAGGCGAGATAGACCGCGCGATAGCAGAGGAGCGTGAGAACGAGCCCCTTATGCCCATTCCACCCGGACTGTACGAGAGGGCCGAGTTCTACATGTATTACCTGGAGAACTACGTGAGGATGAACGCCGGGGAGGGTATAGAGACCCTGAACGTCAAGCTGACCAAGCTCGCAAACCTGAAGAAGAAGCTGGAGCACCTGAAGACGATACGCTTCAACAAAATCCTGAAGGCGGTTATGCTGAGGCCCAACAGCCTGGAGCTCCTCTCACGACTATCGCCGGAGGAGAGGAGGATATACCTCCAGCTTTCCAGGATCAGAAACGAGTGGCTGGGTGAGGAGTGA
- a CDS encoding metallophosphoesterase, producing the protein MLIGIMSDTHDNLPAIAKAVELFNGRNVELVIHAGDYVAPFVARELKELRAPLKGVFGNNDGERKGLYEALGIYDEILEIEADGMKMAVTHGTDERIVRALARSRLYDVVIVGHTHRYEIREVGRTILVNPGEVCGYVTGVKSVALLDTRKREVRIVNLDTGELLGAMSL; encoded by the coding sequence ATGCTGATAGGAATAATGAGTGATACCCACGATAACCTGCCTGCCATTGCAAAGGCGGTCGAGCTGTTCAACGGGCGGAACGTTGAGCTGGTCATTCATGCGGGCGACTACGTTGCCCCTTTCGTTGCCAGGGAACTCAAGGAGCTCAGGGCGCCCCTTAAGGGCGTTTTCGGCAACAACGACGGCGAAAGGAAAGGCCTCTATGAGGCACTGGGCATCTACGACGAGATACTGGAGATCGAGGCCGACGGCATGAAGATGGCCGTGACACACGGCACCGATGAGCGCATCGTCCGCGCGCTTGCCAGGAGCAGACTCTACGACGTTGTCATAGTCGGCCACACCCACCGCTACGAGATACGCGAGGTGGGCAGGACGATCCTGGTGAATCCCGGCGAGGTCTGCGGCTACGTTACAGGAGTGAAGAGCGTCGCCCTGCTCGACACCAGGAAGAGGGAGGTGCGGATAGTCAACCTCGACACCGGAGAGCTCTTGGGGGCAATGAGTCTCTAA
- the rtcA gene encoding RNA 3'-terminal phosphate cyclase: MIVIDGSYGEGGGQILRTAVALSVITEKPVKIAKIRANRPNPGLRPQHLHGILALKELSNARVKGAQVGSTVLEFIPGKAEPKHVRVPIKTAGSVTLVLQALLPAMAFTGGSFEITGGTDVPWSPPVDYLKNVTLYALGKMGIKAEMDLKRRGHYPKGGGLVTGRVEPWEERKPLEAVGWSRIERFAGISHATNLPAHVAERQARAARERLEELYSVPVEIETEVSRSLGPGSGIVVWAETDSLRLGGDALGKRGKPAEVVGREAADELLDQLTGGKAVDRFLGDQLIPFLAFAGGEIGVAEITNHLVTNVWVVEQFLGKIFEVEGEIGEPGTVGVVRRAEV, translated from the coding sequence GTGATAGTGATAGACGGTTCCTACGGCGAGGGTGGGGGGCAGATACTGAGGACTGCAGTGGCTCTCTCCGTCATCACCGAAAAGCCCGTTAAGATCGCCAAGATTCGCGCTAACCGGCCAAATCCCGGTCTCAGACCGCAGCACCTCCACGGAATTTTGGCTTTAAAGGAGCTGAGCAACGCGAGGGTTAAGGGTGCGCAGGTTGGCTCGACGGTTCTTGAGTTCATACCCGGAAAGGCAGAGCCGAAGCACGTCCGCGTTCCCATAAAGACGGCCGGCAGTGTAACCCTCGTGCTTCAGGCTCTGCTTCCGGCAATGGCCTTCACGGGCGGGAGCTTCGAGATAACCGGCGGAACCGACGTCCCCTGGAGCCCGCCGGTCGATTACCTGAAGAATGTAACGCTCTACGCCCTTGGGAAGATGGGGATTAAGGCCGAGATGGATCTCAAGAGGCGCGGCCACTACCCGAAGGGCGGTGGGCTGGTCACCGGAAGGGTCGAGCCTTGGGAGGAGAGGAAACCCCTGGAGGCCGTCGGGTGGAGTAGGATAGAGCGCTTTGCCGGGATAAGCCACGCAACAAATCTGCCGGCCCACGTCGCCGAGAGACAGGCGAGGGCTGCCAGGGAGAGGCTTGAAGAGCTTTACAGCGTCCCAGTCGAGATAGAGACCGAGGTATCACGCTCCCTCGGGCCGGGAAGCGGCATCGTCGTGTGGGCTGAAACCGATTCGCTGCGGCTCGGCGGCGACGCCCTAGGAAAGCGCGGAAAGCCCGCCGAGGTTGTTGGCAGGGAAGCGGCGGACGAGCTCCTCGACCAGCTGACCGGCGGAAAAGCGGTTGACAGGTTCCTCGGCGACCAGCTGATACCGTTCTTAGCTTTCGCGGGTGGGGAGATAGGTGTTGCGGAGATAACCAACCACCTCGTCACGAACGTCTGGGTCGTGGAGCAGTTCCTCGGCAAAATCTTTGAAGTGGAGGGAGAAATCGGCGAGCCGGGGACTGTGGGGGTGGTGAGGAGGGCGGAGGTCTAG
- a CDS encoding HEPN domain-containing protein: MAVPEEVAKHIELAEEELSSAQLLLRNGRLRDAISRAYYSMFHAARALLLMKGVNPKKHSGVVRMFGLHFVDDGFIEKVYAKYLTSAFTLRSRADYDVYYAPSTEEAESVVENAERFLERIKRALEEITNGKESLSP, encoded by the coding sequence ATGGCCGTTCCGGAAGAGGTCGCTAAGCATATTGAACTTGCAGAGGAGGAGCTGTCCTCCGCCCAGCTACTTCTCCGGAATGGAAGACTCAGGGACGCTATAAGCCGCGCCTACTATTCTATGTTTCATGCGGCAAGAGCTCTGCTTCTAATGAAGGGGGTAAATCCCAAAAAGCATTCCGGCGTTGTGAGGATGTTTGGCCTTCACTTTGTGGATGATGGCTTCATTGAGAAGGTTTACGCCAAGTATTTAACGTCAGCGTTCACTTTAAGGTCACGAGCAGATTACGATGTTTATTACGCCCCCTCCACAGAGGAAGCCGAGAGCGTAGTCGAAAATGCCGAGCGTTTTCTTGAGAGGATAAAACGAGCATTGGAGGAGATTACCAATGGGAAAGAAAGCCTCAGCCCTTGA
- a CDS encoding nucleotidyltransferase domain-containing protein, with protein MGKKASALDEFLRRVEDQFGHSIENIVLFGSYARGDYDEESDIDVLIVGDVDFDELMNIVTDILLEYGELISPVVIKSREFKRREDSFIKTVLSEGKVLYSSTSTP; from the coding sequence ATGGGAAAGAAAGCCTCAGCCCTTGATGAATTCCTCAGGAGAGTGGAGGATCAATTTGGCCATTCCATTGAAAATATCGTGCTCTTCGGCTCCTACGCAAGGGGAGACTACGACGAGGAGAGCGATATAGACGTCCTTATCGTGGGTGACGTTGATTTCGATGAGCTGATGAATATTGTTACTGATATCCTCCTCGAATACGGGGAGCTGATAAGTCCTGTAGTCATAAAGTCGAGGGAGTTTAAAAGAAGGGAGGACAGCTTCATAAAAACGGTTCTGAGCGAGGGAAAGGTGCTCTACTCCTCCACCTCTACCCCATAG
- a CDS encoding TatD family hydrolase, with protein sequence MIIWDDHFHVDPYRGLFLEAVRQFHGAGGTHLVVVYKTAHDYGFPGLTAEDFMKAMDFHIGLVEKINRETPVRAYAAVGVHPAEFVHLAERKGLEYAKSEVMKALEYAQRLCLEGKAIAIGEIGRPHYEVSEEIWNASIELMKYGMSLAKEADCAVQLHTESFDEEKFRELGEYVREVGIKPYKVVKHFSPPLVKVAEEVGVFPSIIASKKNIKAAIEQGNRFMMETDYIDDKRRPGAVLGPKTVPKRTKAFLQNGLFTEEDVYKIHVENPRKVYGVEVEE encoded by the coding sequence ATGATAATCTGGGACGACCACTTCCACGTTGACCCATACAGGGGGCTCTTTCTTGAGGCTGTGAGGCAGTTCCACGGGGCAGGGGGGACACATCTCGTCGTGGTTTATAAGACGGCCCACGACTACGGCTTCCCGGGACTTACCGCGGAGGACTTCATGAAGGCGATGGACTTCCACATCGGGCTCGTCGAGAAGATCAACAGAGAGACGCCCGTCAGGGCCTACGCCGCCGTTGGTGTGCATCCGGCGGAGTTCGTCCACCTGGCCGAGCGGAAGGGCCTCGAATACGCAAAAAGCGAGGTCATGAAGGCTTTAGAATACGCCCAGAGGCTCTGCCTTGAGGGGAAGGCCATAGCCATAGGTGAGATAGGCAGGCCGCACTACGAGGTGAGCGAGGAAATCTGGAACGCCAGCATCGAACTGATGAAGTACGGAATGAGCCTCGCTAAAGAGGCCGACTGCGCGGTTCAGCTCCACACCGAGAGCTTCGACGAGGAGAAGTTCCGCGAACTTGGGGAGTACGTGAGGGAAGTTGGAATAAAGCCGTACAAGGTCGTCAAACACTTCTCGCCGCCGCTGGTAAAGGTCGCCGAGGAAGTCGGCGTCTTCCCGAGCATCATCGCGAGCAAGAAGAACATCAAGGCGGCGATAGAGCAGGGTAACAGGTTCATGATGGAGACAGACTACATAGACGACAAAAGACGACCGGGAGCGGTTCTCGGGCCGAAGACCGTGCCGAAGAGGACGAAGGCCTTTCTTCAGAACGGCCTCTTTACCGAGGAGGACGTTTACAAGATTCACGTCGAGAACCCGAGAAAGGTCTATGGGGTAGAGGTGGAGGAGTAG
- the pbp11 gene encoding tRNA-binding protein Pbp11: MGILEKLFGRAPKEVGGGEFIASRKPVARFRVEQTLNILGKETLIGTVEGIIYPGYKVRGRDIAPIREIQRERKRVDFAVDGDRVALILEGRANAKNGEVLEVYRS; this comes from the coding sequence ATGGGGATTCTGGAAAAACTGTTCGGAAGGGCCCCCAAGGAAGTCGGGGGCGGGGAATTCATAGCATCCCGAAAACCGGTGGCACGCTTCAGGGTCGAGCAAACGTTGAACATCCTTGGAAAGGAGACGCTCATAGGAACCGTCGAAGGGATAATCTACCCCGGCTACAAGGTCAGGGGAAGGGACATCGCCCCAATTCGAGAAATTCAGAGGGAAAGGAAAAGGGTTGACTTCGCGGTTGACGGGGACAGGGTTGCACTGATCCTTGAGGGGAGGGCAAACGCTAAAAACGGCGAGGTCCTCGAAGTCTACCGGTCATGA
- a CDS encoding DUF257 family protein, with product MLSAERAYEYIDKMLFGDVVLVENESPYGVALVTHLIAEYSRRKGVPLYINDVLDSLHVVKEHLNFLGINEDFSDVSVIKTGGRKNVGNVIKRIGLDTDATRYINHHKRLLHEIASEGKHIAITLGIERLFAFFGSRYEFYLMTWAIKEKLGEGNLLSFYVINKNIASNLNMNPIPELEEIATTVVRVQLRNKRHALVFAKGPTLQIADGDLIAYLDVR from the coding sequence ATGCTTTCCGCTGAAAGGGCATACGAATACATAGATAAAATGCTCTTCGGGGACGTTGTCTTAGTGGAAAACGAGTCTCCATACGGGGTTGCCCTCGTAACCCATCTGATAGCAGAGTACAGCAGAAGGAAGGGTGTTCCCCTTTATATAAACGATGTCCTAGATTCCCTTCATGTTGTCAAAGAACATCTGAATTTCCTTGGAATCAACGAGGATTTCTCGGACGTATCCGTCATCAAAACTGGGGGACGAAAAAACGTTGGGAACGTAATCAAAAGAATCGGCCTCGACACCGATGCCACCAGGTACATAAACCACCACAAAAGGCTCCTACATGAAATAGCATCGGAAGGGAAGCACATAGCCATCACTCTGGGCATAGAGAGGCTTTTTGCTTTCTTCGGGAGCAGATACGAATTCTATCTAATGACATGGGCGATAAAAGAAAAACTCGGTGAGGGGAACCTTCTCTCGTTTTACGTGATAAACAAGAACATTGCATCAAACCTAAACATGAACCCAATCCCCGAGCTGGAGGAAATAGCCACAACAGTGGTGAGGGTTCAGCTGAGGAACAAGCGGCATGCCCTTGTCTTCGCCAAGGGACCAACCCTCCAGATAGCCGACGGCGACCTGATCGCGTACCTGGACGTCAGGTGA